Proteins from a genomic interval of Narcine bancroftii isolate sNarBan1 chromosome 12, sNarBan1.hap1, whole genome shotgun sequence:
- the LOC138746610 gene encoding S-antigen protein-like translates to MMKIVMNDNGYDHVDDGGSDDDDDDNDDDDDDDDDCDNDDGDEDGYHDDDGDDGDDDKNCYEGNNFDDGANVDDGDVDDDGDDGDDDRNDGDNGDHDDDADDGDENIDYGNDVDDGANDYDVDGDNDDDDGDNGDDVYHDDDGADGYDGYDGENYGDDCDNGADGDDDDDDGDIVDDADNGDNGYDGEVDGDYGDDGDDGDNGDYGVDDVVDVDDDDDDDDVGDDGDDGNDGDVGDDDGDNGDDDDDCDDGDDDGNDDDGDDGEDVDDGDYCDDGDDDVDDSDFDDDYSDEDEDDDDDDGDDDDDDDDDDDDDDDDDDDDGNDGDYEEDNDNGDNGDDGDDGDDNDGDYGDEDDDDDDGDDGDNGDGDDDADNGDDDDDDDDDGDDEEDGDDGDDGDDGDDGDDGDDNDDGDDDGDDVDDDDDDDDDVCDDGDDDGDDGDDCDDSNDDDNDWIMVTMLQW, encoded by the exons atgatgaaaaTTGTTATG AATGACAATGGTTATGATCATGTTGACGATGGtggtagtgatgatgatgatgatgataatgatgatgatgatgatgatgatgatgattgtgaTAATG atgatggtgatgaagatggttatcatgatgatgatggtgatgatggtgacgatgataaAAATTGTTATGAAGGTAATAATTTTGATGATGGTGCcaatgttgatgatggtgatgttgatgatgatggtgatgatggtgacgatgataggaatgatggtgataatggtgatcatgatgatgatgctgatgatggtgatgaaaatATTGATTATGgtaatgatgttgatgatggtgccAATGATTATGATGTTG atggtgataatgatgatgatgatggtgataatggcGATGATGTTtatcatgatgatgatggtgctgatggttatgatggttatgatggtgagAATTATGGTGATGATTGTGACAATGGtgctgatggtgatgatgatgatgatgatggtgatattGTTGATGATGCTGACAATGGTGACAATGGTTATGATGGTGAGGTTGATGGTGACTATGGTGATGACGGTGacgatggtgacaatggtgattatg GTGTCGATGATGTtgtcgatgttgatgatgatgatgatgatgatgatgttggtgatgatggtgatgatggtaatgatggtgacgttggtgatgatgatggtgacaatggcgatgatgatgatgattgtgatgatggtgatgatgatgggaatgatg atgatggtgatgatggtgaagatGTGGATGATGGTGATTATTgcgatgatggtgacgatgatgttGATGATAGTGATTTTGATGATGATTATAGTGATGaggatgaggatgatgatgatg atgatggagatgatgatgatgatgatgatgatgatgatgatgatgatgatgatgatgatgatgatgatggtaatgatggtgATTATGAGGAAGATAATGAtaatggtgacaatggtgatgatggtgatgatggtgatgataatgatggtgattatggggatgaggatgatgatgatgatgatggtgatgatggtgataatggtgatggtgatgatgatgcagataatggtgatgatgatgatgatgatgatgatgatggagatgatgaggaagatggtgatgatggtgacgatggtgacgatggtgatgatggtgatgatggtgatgataatgatgatg gtgacgatgatggtgatgatgttgatgatgatgatgatgatgatgatgatgtttgtgatgatggtgacgatgatggtgatgatggagaCGATTgtgatgatagtaatgatgatgacaatgattgGATAATGGTGACAATGTtacaatggtga